TTGCACCACCTCTTCGATTGGGCTCGTGGATGACGGACAAATGCATGGTCTCGACCGAATAATTAGAGCTATCATATGGGTAGCCGCCGGGACCACTTGCAATATAAATTTTATTATCTGGTGCTAATCGAATACCTAAAATGTAATTTGGTGCTGTTTGATTCCAAATCAAAGTTTTGGAAGCATAAGGATTAAATGAAGTAAGAGGAATCTGATATAAAAAAATGTGAGTTGTATCAAAATCACTTATGTAAGGAGCACAACTTAAATATAAAAGAGAGTCGTTGGGTGAAAAACAGCAATCAAAAAAATAGGGGTAATTACCATTAGGATCTTCCGCTCTGATCGTCTTATTCAAAGCAATTGTACCGGTACAACGGTCAAAATTATAAAGCGTTAACAAGCCTTTCAAATTGCAAAAAGCAAATTGGGAGCCGTTGGAATTAAATCTTAAATCACCACCATTGGAATCTCCGTTGAGCCCGACCGAGTCAACATGATCCAAAGCAACACCATTGGTTGTAACAGAATACAGATAAAATTTATTGTTGGGTGTTTGATCCTGCTTAAAAATTACCCACGAATCTCTTCCATTAACGTTTTTTACCGCCTGAATACAATCTACAGCAAACTCTGTTCGCAATTGGTTGTTTTTAGAGACTACTGCGCCCTTGCCGCTGTCTAGTGTCATATCAATTATTGAATAATATAAGCCAGATAATGAAGTAACTCCTGTATGAAATATGTAATAAAAATTGGTATCCCCAGGACTTGGCACTATTACCATTTCGTGATACCAACCCCTGCTAACTAAAGAATCCGAATTTTGCATTTTTTGGTGAAAGCGATTATAAACAATTCCAGTGGGAAGTATACCATTCCTATAGGCGTCTACGTCCGGTGCCGCACAATAAAATTTCAAATTTCCCCCTGCATCCGAAATACTTGCACAGGTGCCCCTTGAATTCACACTTGAAATGATCGGAACCGGATTTAAGAGGTCATTAAAATTGATACCGGCTTCATCTCCAAAGCACCAAATAGCATTACGATTCTGACAATAAATGCAACAAGGAAATAAAAAAATCAAAAGGAAGACGTGAATTAACTTCATTCGAAGACATCGTTAAAAAAACATCACAAGCAGAGCATTATCTTAAATATTAATCATTGTTAAAAATAACATTTTATTCAATGCAAAAAAACTTCCTGACAAATCCAGGAAGTAAAACACTAAATCCAAATACTAAAATTCAATTCATCATCATCCCACTCTCCGTCGCGAAATCAAAATCGGTATAATCACGCACGACATTGTAAAGTGTATCGCGTTCAACCGGAGTTCTTGAACTCTGACGAATGAGATCTACAAGCTGGCCTGTACTGAGTGAAGGATTCTGTTCTTCCGCTCCGGCCATGGAATAAATACGGGTTGTGTCATCGATGGTTCCGTCGAGATCATCCACTCCAAAAGCCTGTGACAATTGCGCTGTATTTCTTCCAATCATCGGCCAGTAGGCTTTGATGTGTTTGAAATTATCCATGAAAATCCGGGAGACAGCGTAGTTCTTCAAATCTTCGACAACACTTACTTCGGGAACCGCTGACATATCGTTGTCTTTGTTTCTGAACTTAAGCGGAATAAATGTATTGAAACCTCCCGTACGATCCTGCAACTGACGAAGACGATCCATGTGATCCACACGATGACGATAGGTTTCGATATGTCCGTACAACATAGTCGCATTACTGTGCATGCCGAGACGATGCGCGGTTTCATGAATGTTCAGCCATTCTTCGGAAGTACATTTATCGCCACAGATTTCAGCACGTACTTTTTCGTCAAAAATTTCCGCTCCGCCACCGGGAATGGAATCGAGTCCGGCTTCTTTCATTTTCTTCAAGCCTTCTTCCACACTTACTTTTGCTTTACGGAACATGTAATCCAGTTCTACTGCCGTAAATCCTTTGATGTGTAAATCCGGACGATGTTGTTTTATTTGTCTGAGCAGATCATTGAAAAAATCAAGATTCATTTTCGGATGCACACCACCAACGATGTGAACTTCTGTGACCGCTTGTCCGTCATATTTTCTGACAATGTCCATCATCTGCTCCATGCTCAGCTCCCATCCTTCTTCCTTCTCCTTAAGCAGACGTGAATAGGAACAGAAATTACAGGCGAAGACACAAATATTCGTGGGTTCAATGTGAAAATTGCGATTGAAAAATGTGGCGTTGCCGTTTTTCTCTTCTCGCACATAATTTGCCAGCGCACCCAGAAAACCGAGCTCACCATGCTCATACAAATAAACGCCTTCATCAACAGAAATTCGTTGTTGATTCAATACCTTTTTCGCGATGGCTTTTAATTCATCCGACAATGCCTGATTGTCGAGATAAGACAGGATACTTTTGTTTTGCATAAACAGAATAAAGGTCAAAAATACACATTTGATCTTTGAACCCTCTTATTTTCATCATAGAATGAACTGATAAAAATCACAGTATATTTCTAACAAACACTCATACAAATGGTTCAGGCTATTCCAATCATTCCGGATTTATACGTGCAATATTCTTTGATATGCACTTCCATTTAGTGGTGCCCTTTAGTCGTACAGAGATATCTCTTTGAAAATCTTGCGAAAATCTGACAATTACAAAATACTATTCATGTAGTTTGGACATAATTTGACGGATTCCTGACAGGCTGCAGGACCATTGAGTTAAGCTCACCTTTAGTATATTTAACATCTAAATCCTGAACATATGATTCGTATACTTTTAGTGGAAGATGAAGAACACCTCCAGGAAGCCATCAAGCTGAATCTTGAACTGGAAGGATATAAAGTAGTTGCAGCCGGTACAGGAACCGAAGCTGTCAAGATTTTTAAAGCGGAGCGTTTTAATCTGGTTGTTCTGGATGTCATGCTCCCTGAAATGGATGGATTTGCCGTCTGCGAAGCCATTCGTTTGCACAACGGTACCGTTCCCATTCTCTTCCTTTCTGCCAAGAATGCCAGTGAGGATAAGATCCTGGGGCTTAAAAGAGGTGCGGATGATTACATGACCAAGCCATTTAACCTGGAGGAGTTCCTCTTACGTGTGAATGTGCTTGTGAAACGCAGTCTGAGTCAGGAAGAAAAGAAAGAAATGAGCGACATCTATCGCTTTGACGGGAACGAAGTCAATTTCAAGACCTATGAAATCAGTGGTAAGGGAAGTGAAAAGATTCGTCTGACCAAAAAAGAAATTGCCCTCCTGAAACTATTGATCGAACGTAGAAATGAAGTTGTATCAAGAGAGCAAATACTGGAAACAGTGTGGGGCTATGACATTTACCCTTCAACCCGTACGGTCGATAATTTCAT
Above is a window of Bacteroidota bacterium DNA encoding:
- a CDS encoding T9SS type A sorting domain-containing protein is translated as MQNSDSLVSRGWYHEMVIVPSPGDTNFYYIFHTGVTSLSGLYYSIIDMTLDSGKGAVVSKNNQLRTEFAVDCIQAVKNVNGRDSWVIFKQDQTPNNKFYLYSVTTNGVALDHVDSVGLNGDSNGGDLRFNSNGSQFAFCNLKGLLTLYNFDRCTGTIALNKTIRAEDPNGNYPYFFDCCFSPNDSLLYLSCAPYISDFDTTHIFLYQIPLTSFNPYASKTLIWNQTAPNYILGIRLAPDNKIYIASGPGGYPYDSSNYSVETMHLSVIHEPNRRGGAIACDFRPYSFYLGGKRTYWGLPNNPNYDLGPVSGSICDSLSVQIDEQFAEKFITLYPNPAYNKVSVKFSSPLKGKVFIKLLDLRGSLILQVETNSMDNDLDLSKIENGVYFLRVEGSVHYPVQQLVKIN
- the mqnE gene encoding aminofutalosine synthase MqnE, producing the protein MQNKSILSYLDNQALSDELKAIAKKVLNQQRISVDEGVYLYEHGELGFLGALANYVREEKNGNATFFNRNFHIEPTNICVFACNFCSYSRLLKEKEEGWELSMEQMMDIVRKYDGQAVTEVHIVGGVHPKMNLDFFNDLLRQIKQHRPDLHIKGFTAVELDYMFRKAKVSVEEGLKKMKEAGLDSIPGGGAEIFDEKVRAEICGDKCTSEEWLNIHETAHRLGMHSNATMLYGHIETYRHRVDHMDRLRQLQDRTGGFNTFIPLKFRNKDNDMSAVPEVSVVEDLKNYAVSRIFMDNFKHIKAYWPMIGRNTAQLSQAFGVDDLDGTIDDTTRIYSMAGAEEQNPSLSTGQLVDLIRQSSRTPVERDTLYNVVRDYTDFDFATESGMMMN
- a CDS encoding response regulator transcription factor, encoding MIRILLVEDEEHLQEAIKLNLELEGYKVVAAGTGTEAVKIFKAERFNLVVLDVMLPEMDGFAVCEAIRLHNGTVPILFLSAKNASEDKILGLKRGADDYMTKPFNLEEFLLRVNVLVKRSLSQEEKKEMSDIYRFDGNEVNFKTYEISGKGSEKIRLTKKEIALLKLLIERRNEVVSREQILETVWGYDIYPSTRTVDNFILAFRKYFEKDPKEPRYFHSVRGVGYKFVTE